A region from the Aegilops tauschii subsp. strangulata cultivar AL8/78 chromosome 5, Aet v6.0, whole genome shotgun sequence genome encodes:
- the LOC109751554 gene encoding protein GAMETE EXPRESSED 1, whose protein sequence is MRKNASFVLLILACLWLCPLRGSGLSWNIFSSSSSSAAGNRAPMMELDGAVADFSMDVTNNPRGVKLLENARNKLAGPKNCWQDAYRNLFASCGEIMADKERQARLAWHLSSCYQEDSGRPAFPSCAGGSRMVHCRKKLGDSESKVFLEFFLETNTLCHQLQAEAFKHSTERLVNDLTRSSKSAEEKLEVIEARSEEIIKESGKVRDALSSIEAQADRLAETSKGVGAQIDDVLAHSRTISDQSKEIAASQAELKEGQAEMRKKIEAGMERIQESYDKLGDGMGKLTEEAVGIQKEIATVGDLMSSKMLVLQGTADEIGNVAGKSLENQMQLLDGQNKAMDGLTSLHIFQSQALEESRETLEKFALFGQRQQEELLSKQEQIRQAHDHLILNSHSILAAQEEFRAKQANIFAALDKLYILHNAILAESRFIKAFFFYCCIVFIIYMLTSAKQTFSIRGQLYFGLCITLLLEMGLIKFAAGNFDNQFWVLSKVFLVRLLFLAAATIQILHSIFTFRDYEVLNHRLLQTLVEKVRTLEKNAGDRMLSYGSESDESLRNYSWVFDELTDEADSTADPNYALPAQTRRRYNALPEEVAENSITTSGSRRYNLRRRSKQ, encoded by the exons ATGAGGAAGAATGCGTCGTTTGTCCTGTTGATTTTGGCCTGCTTGTGGCTGTGCCCTCTGcggggcagcgggctctcgtggAACATTTTCTCGTCTTCGTCGTCCTCGGCGGCCGGTAACAGGGCCCCGATGATGGAGCTCGACGGCGCGGTGGCCGACTTCTCCATGGACGTCACCAACAACCCGCGAGGGGTGAAGCTGCTGGAGAACGCGCGGAACAAGCTCGCGGGGCCCAAGAACTGCTGGCAGGACGCGTACCGGAACCTCTTCGCCAGCTGCGGCGAGATCATGGCCGACAAGGAGCGGCAGGCGCGCCTCGCGTGGCACCTCAGCAGCTGCTACCAGGAGGACTCGGGCCGCCCGGCCTTCCCGTCCTGCGCCGGCGGCTCCAGGATGGTGCACTGCCGCAAGAAGCTGGGCGACTCGGAGAGCAAGGTGTTCCTCGAGTTCTTCCTGGAGACCAACACGCTGTGCCACCAGCTGCAGGCGGAGGCCTTCAAGCACAGCACGGAGCGGCTGGTGAACGACCTGACGAGGTCCTCCAAGTCGGCGGAGGAGAAGCTGGAGGTGATCGAGGCGCGGTCGGAGGAGATCATCAAGGAGTCCGGGAAGGTGCGGGACGCGCTGTCGTCCATCGAGGCGCAGGCGGACCGCCTCGCGGAGACGTCCAAGGGCGTCGGCGCGCAGATCGACGACGTGCTGGCGCACTCCAGGACCATCTCCGATCAGTCCAAGGAGATCGCCGCCTCCCAGGCGGAGCTCAAGGAAGGGCAGGCCGAGATGAGGAAGAAGATCGAGGCCggcatggagcgcatccaggagTCGTACGATAAGCTGGGGGACGGGATGGGGAAGCTCACGGAGGAGGCCGTGGGCATTCAGAAGGAGATTGCAACTGTCGGCGACCTGATGTCTTCCAAGATGCTGGTTCTGCAGGGCACCGCGGATGAGATTGGGAATGTGGCGGGCAAATCGCTGGAGAATCAGATGCAGCTCTTGGATGGGCAGAACAAGGCCATGGATGGATTGACTAGCCTCCACATTTTTCAGTCACAGGCTCTGGAGGAAAGCAG GGAAACTTTGGAGAAATTTGCACTGTTTGGGCAGCGTCAGCAGGAAGAGTTGCTGTCCAAGCAGGAGCAGATCCGGCAGGCTCATGATCATCTCATTTTGAATTCACACTCCATACTGGCAGCTCAG GAGGAGTTCAGAGCGAAGCAGGCCAACATCTTCGCGGCGCTGGACAAGCTCTACATCCTTCACAACGCAATTCTAGCCGAGTCCCGCTTCATCAAGGCCTTCTTCTTCTATTGCTGCATCGTCTTCATCATCTACATGCTCACCAGCGCCAAGCAGACGTTCAGCATCAGAGGCCAACTCTACTTCG GTTTGTGCATCACGCTCCTGCTAGAGATGGGCCTGATCAAGTTCGCAGCCGGCAACTTCGACAACCAGTTCTGGGTCCTGTCCAAGGTGTTCTTGGTCAGATTGTTGTTCCTGGCTGCCGCCACTATTCAGATATTGCATTCCATATTCACGTTCAG GGACTATGAAGTGCTGAACCACCGGCTGCTCCAGACGCTGGTGGAGAAGGTCCGGACACTGGAGAAGAACGCAGGCGACAGGATGCTCTCCTACGGCTCGGAGAGCGACGAGAGCCTGAGGAATTACTCGTGGGTCTTCGACGAGCTGACGGATGAGGCGGACAGCACAGCCGACCCTAACTACGCCTTGCCGGCGCAAACTCGCCGGAGGTACAATGCCCTGCCGGAAGAGGTCGCCGAGAACTCCATCACCACGTCGGGTAGCCGGAGGTACAACCTGCGGCGGCGGAGCAAGCAGTGA